From Pusillibacter faecalis, one genomic window encodes:
- the dnaJ gene encoding molecular chaperone DnaJ produces the protein MAEQKRDYYEVLGVSKGASEDEIKKAYKKLARKYHPDLNPDNKEAEEKFKEVNEAYEILSDPNKKARYDQFGFAGVDPNYGAGGAGGGFDGGFDFGDLGDIFGSFFGGGFGGGRRTNPNAPQRGESIRLSLAISFEEAAFGCEKEVSVDRMEQCGTCHGNGCAAGTTPEVCPDCHGTGQVQVRRQTPMGVFATSSPCGRCGGKGKIIHQPCPDCRGSGAVRRRKTIQVSIPAGIDNGQTISVRGQGSAGKNGGPAGDLLVTITVRPHELFRREGTSVLCDAPITFAQAVLGAELEIPTIDGKVKYDLPEGTQSGTTFRLKGKGIPAINGRGRGDQYVTVYIETPRNLNREQKEALKKFAESVGDNNYEERRKFFRKFKK, from the coding sequence ATGGCTGAACAGAAACGAGACTATTATGAGGTCCTGGGCGTGTCCAAGGGGGCGTCCGAGGATGAGATCAAGAAGGCATATAAGAAGCTGGCGCGCAAATACCATCCGGATCTGAATCCCGATAACAAGGAGGCGGAGGAGAAGTTTAAGGAGGTCAACGAGGCCTACGAAATTCTCTCTGACCCCAACAAGAAGGCCCGCTACGACCAGTTCGGCTTTGCCGGAGTGGACCCCAACTACGGTGCCGGCGGCGCCGGCGGCGGATTTGACGGCGGCTTTGACTTCGGCGATCTGGGGGACATCTTCGGCAGCTTCTTCGGCGGGGGATTTGGCGGCGGCCGCCGCACGAATCCCAACGCGCCCCAGCGGGGCGAGAGTATCCGTCTGTCCCTGGCCATCAGCTTTGAGGAGGCCGCCTTCGGCTGCGAGAAGGAGGTTAGTGTAGACCGGATGGAGCAGTGCGGCACCTGTCATGGAAACGGCTGCGCTGCCGGTACCACGCCAGAGGTTTGCCCAGACTGCCATGGTACCGGCCAGGTGCAGGTGCGGCGGCAGACTCCCATGGGGGTCTTTGCCACAAGCTCTCCCTGCGGCAGGTGCGGCGGAAAGGGCAAGATCATCCACCAGCCCTGCCCTGACTGCCGGGGCAGCGGCGCAGTGCGCAGGCGCAAGACCATTCAGGTCAGCATTCCCGCAGGTATTGACAATGGGCAGACCATCTCTGTCAGGGGGCAGGGCAGCGCCGGCAAAAACGGCGGGCCGGCAGGCGATCTGTTGGTGACGATCACCGTCCGGCCCCATGAGCTCTTCCGCCGGGAGGGGACCAGCGTTCTTTGCGACGCGCCGATCACTTTCGCACAGGCGGTCCTGGGTGCGGAGCTGGAGATTCCCACCATAGACGGCAAGGTGAAGTACGACCTGCCGGAGGGGACCCAGAGCGGCACCACCTTCCGGCTGAAGGGAAAGGGCATCCCTGCTATCAACGGCCGGGGTCGGGGCGACCAGTATGTGACGGTGTACATTGAAACTCCGAGAAACCTGAACCGGGAGCAGAAAGAGGCATTGAAAAAATTTGCCGAGAGCGTGGGCGACAACAATTATGAGGAGCGCAGAAAATTCTTCCGGAAGTTTAAAAAGTGA
- the dnaK gene encoding molecular chaperone DnaK — MSKVIGIDLGTTNSCVAVMEGGEAVVIPNAEGNRTTPSVVAFSKTGERMVGQVAKRQAITNPDRTISSIKREMGSDHKVTVDGKAYTPQEISAMILQKLKADAEAYLGSTVTEAVITVPAYFTDSQRQATKDAGKIAGLDVKRIINEPTAAALAYGVDKEQSQRIMVYDLGGGTFDVSILEIDDGVIEVLATAGNNRLGGDDFDECVMKYLVSEFKRTEGVDLSGDKVAMQRLKEAAEKAKIELSGVTTSNINLPYITADASGPKHLDMTLTRAKFNELTSHLVDATMGPVRQAMSDAGLKPSDLSKVLLVGGSSRIPAVQEAVKNFTGSDPFKGINPDECVAMGAALQAGVLTGDVKGLLLLDVTPLSLGIETMGGVCTKLIERNTTIPVKKSQIFSTAADNQTSVEVNVLQGEREMAAANKSLGRFHLDGIAPARRGVPQIEVTFDIDANGIVNVSAKDLGTGKEQHITITSSSNMSKDDIEKAVKEAEQYAAQDKKMKEEVEVRNQADQMVYQSEKTLSEMGDKIPADEKAKVQSALDKLKETLKGTDTAAIKADTEALTQAFYAVSEKLYQQANPQGGAAGPDMGAQGDGGAQQGQYYDADYKVVDEDDQNK, encoded by the coding sequence ATGTCTAAAGTTATCGGTATCGATCTTGGTACAACCAACTCCTGCGTGGCTGTGATGGAGGGCGGCGAGGCCGTCGTCATTCCCAACGCCGAGGGCAACCGCACAACGCCCTCTGTGGTGGCGTTCTCCAAGACCGGCGAGCGCATGGTGGGGCAGGTGGCCAAGCGTCAGGCCATTACGAACCCGGACCGTACCATCTCTTCCATCAAGCGGGAGATGGGCTCCGATCATAAGGTTACAGTAGACGGCAAGGCCTATACGCCCCAGGAGATCAGCGCCATGATTTTGCAGAAGCTGAAAGCCGACGCCGAGGCGTACCTGGGCAGTACGGTCACCGAGGCGGTCATCACCGTGCCCGCATATTTCACCGACTCCCAGCGCCAGGCCACCAAGGACGCGGGCAAGATCGCCGGCCTGGATGTGAAGCGGATCATCAACGAGCCTACCGCCGCAGCCCTGGCCTATGGCGTGGATAAGGAACAGAGCCAGAGGATCATGGTCTATGACCTGGGCGGCGGTACTTTCGATGTGTCCATCCTGGAGATTGACGACGGCGTGATTGAGGTGCTGGCAACTGCCGGCAACAACCGTCTGGGCGGCGACGATTTTGACGAGTGCGTGATGAAGTATCTCGTGAGCGAGTTCAAGCGCACCGAGGGCGTGGACCTCAGCGGCGACAAGGTGGCCATGCAGCGCCTCAAGGAGGCCGCCGAAAAGGCTAAGATCGAGCTCTCCGGCGTCACCACCAGCAACATCAACCTCCCCTATATCACAGCAGACGCCTCCGGCCCCAAGCACCTGGACATGACCCTCACCCGGGCCAAGTTCAACGAGCTGACGAGCCACCTGGTGGACGCCACCATGGGTCCTGTGCGTCAGGCCATGTCCGATGCGGGGCTGAAGCCCTCCGACCTGAGCAAGGTGCTGCTGGTGGGCGGGTCCAGCCGGATTCCCGCCGTGCAGGAGGCCGTGAAGAACTTTACCGGCAGCGACCCCTTCAAGGGCATTAATCCCGATGAATGCGTGGCCATGGGCGCTGCCCTCCAGGCAGGCGTTCTGACCGGCGATGTGAAGGGTCTGCTGCTGCTGGACGTAACACCGCTCTCCCTTGGCATTGAGACCATGGGCGGCGTGTGCACGAAGCTCATTGAGCGTAATACCACCATCCCCGTGAAGAAAAGCCAGATCTTCTCCACCGCCGCCGACAACCAGACCAGCGTGGAGGTGAACGTCCTCCAGGGCGAGCGGGAGATGGCCGCAGCCAACAAGTCTCTGGGCCGCTTCCATCTGGACGGCATTGCCCCGGCCCGCCGCGGCGTGCCCCAGATTGAAGTCACGTTTGATATCGACGCCAACGGCATTGTGAACGTCTCCGCCAAGGACCTGGGCACCGGCAAGGAGCAGCATATCACCATCACCTCCTCCTCCAACATGAGCAAGGACGACATCGAAAAGGCCGTGAAGGAGGCAGAGCAGTACGCCGCCCAGGACAAGAAAATGAAGGAAGAGGTGGAGGTTCGCAACCAGGCTGACCAGATGGTCTACCAGAGCGAAAAGACCCTCTCTGAAATGGGCGACAAGATTCCCGCCGATGAAAAGGCCAAGGTTCAGTCCGCTCTGGATAAGCTGAAAGAGACTTTAAAGGGCACTGACACCGCCGCCATCAAGGCGGACACGGAGGCGCTGACCCAGGCGTTCTACGCGGTGAGCGAAAAGCTCTATCAGCAGGCGAATCCCCAGGGCGGAGCCGCCGGCCCCGACATGGGCGCGCAGGGAGACGGCGGAGCCCAGCAGGGACAATATTACGACGCAGATTATAAGGTTGTTGACGAGGACGATCAGAACAAGTAA
- the grpE gene encoding nucleotide exchange factor GrpE, translating to MNEENKQPQEETSQPDPEQETKSAPEPETEEKSEKKAKKKKEKYTFTREQVEQMEIAAKQLESVKDQFIRQTAEYENYRKRTTKEKEGIYQDAKADTIKEFLAVYDNLERASAAGGGEDSPHKKGLDMIFQQYKEILAKLGVEEIEAQGQPFDPEWMNAVMHVENDSFGENTVAQVFQAGFRMGDKVIRHAIVQVAN from the coding sequence ATGAACGAAGAGAATAAGCAGCCACAGGAGGAAACCTCTCAGCCTGATCCGGAGCAGGAGACGAAGAGTGCTCCTGAGCCGGAAACCGAGGAGAAGTCGGAGAAGAAGGCTAAGAAGAAAAAAGAAAAGTATACCTTCACCCGGGAACAGGTGGAACAAATGGAGATTGCGGCTAAGCAACTGGAATCTGTCAAGGATCAGTTTATCCGCCAGACTGCAGAGTATGAAAACTACCGCAAGCGCACCACCAAGGAGAAGGAAGGCATTTATCAAGATGCCAAGGCAGACACCATCAAGGAGTTCCTGGCGGTGTATGACAATCTGGAACGGGCCTCCGCCGCGGGCGGCGGAGAGGATTCCCCTCATAAAAAGGGGTTGGATATGATTTTCCAGCAGTATAAGGAAATACTGGCGAAGCTGGGTGTGGAGGAAATTGAGGCCCAGGGTCAGCCTTTTGACCCGGAGTGGATGAACGCGGTTATGCATGTGGAAAACGACTCCTTTGGGGAAAATACGGTGGCACAGGTCTTTCAGGCGGGATTCCGCATGGGCGATAAGGTGATCCGGCACGCGATTGTACAGGTTGCCAACTGA
- the hrcA gene encoding heat-inducible transcriptional repressor HrcA: protein MELSERKKQILKVVVEEYVHTAEPVGSKGIAAEMGVSSATVRNELADLVEMGYLEQPHTSAGRIPSPKGYRLYVNELMERQKLTLAETEKINQALQIKLEELDRVISQAGRAASSLVSYPTYVAAASRKSITVQRFELLPVDEHSCIVVAMMSDNRVRSQLLRMQLKVDVEQIPVLVNLLNSHFVAASAEEMNRRLMNVADQIPPALFLLLSQTVAYAADTLEEVGHREVITSGAKELLKLPEFRDADKAHELMSFLADGKEELPMPEDGPMQILIGPENVSDALKDTSVVVASYDIGDDMRGLIGVVGPTRMDYAAVAARLTGFAEGLTRLFGKQELPPKEDTNERRE, encoded by the coding sequence GTGGAGCTTTCAGAGCGAAAAAAACAGATTTTGAAAGTAGTGGTGGAGGAATACGTCCACACTGCCGAGCCGGTTGGTTCCAAGGGAATTGCCGCTGAAATGGGTGTCAGCTCCGCGACGGTCCGCAACGAGCTGGCGGATTTGGTGGAAATGGGATATCTGGAACAGCCCCATACTTCTGCCGGGCGAATTCCCTCTCCCAAAGGGTACCGGCTCTATGTCAATGAACTGATGGAACGGCAGAAGCTGACCCTGGCCGAGACGGAAAAAATTAACCAGGCTCTCCAGATCAAGCTGGAGGAGCTGGACCGGGTGATCTCCCAGGCGGGGCGTGCGGCCTCCTCCCTGGTGAGCTATCCTACCTATGTGGCTGCCGCCAGCCGCAAGAGCATCACGGTTCAAAGGTTTGAACTGCTGCCTGTAGATGAGCACAGCTGCATTGTTGTGGCGATGATGAGTGATAACCGGGTCCGCAGCCAGCTGCTTAGGATGCAGCTGAAGGTGGATGTAGAGCAGATACCGGTGCTGGTGAATTTGCTGAACAGTCATTTTGTGGCGGCTTCAGCAGAGGAGATGAACCGGCGGCTGATGAATGTGGCGGACCAGATTCCGCCAGCGCTGTTTTTACTGCTGAGCCAGACTGTGGCCTATGCAGCAGATACACTGGAAGAGGTGGGACACCGGGAGGTGATCACCTCTGGTGCCAAGGAACTTTTAAAGCTCCCAGAATTCCGGGATGCCGATAAGGCGCATGAGCTGATGAGCTTTCTGGCGGATGGGAAGGAGGAGCTGCCCATGCCGGAGGATGGCCCGATGCAGATTTTGATCGGACCGGAGAACGTCAGTGACGCACTGAAAGACACCAGCGTTGTGGTGGCCAGCTATGATATTGGGGACGATATGCGGGGGCTGATCGGTGTGGTGGGCCCCACCAGAATGGACTATGCCGCTGTGGCAGCTCGACTCACCGGCTTTGCTGAGGGGCTGACACGGCTGTTCGGAAAACAGGAATTACCCCCGAAGGAGGATACAAATGAACGAAGAGAATAA
- a CDS encoding folate family ECF transporter S component: protein MSRFNTKSICRIAILAALYVPLAVFVAIQIGNVRISFGSLPVVVSALLCGPVEAILVAGIGEFFKQLLTYGVTATTVLYLIPPALRGAVIGVVAIRMWKSGHRLEDRRVPYYATCICAALVTTVGNTLVNWLDSVLYGYYSFAYVFGDFVYRAGVGVLNAAAMATIALPLVLMLRRQKSLLS, encoded by the coding sequence ATGTCCAGATTCAACACAAAAAGTATTTGCCGCATTGCGATTTTGGCGGCGCTGTATGTTCCGCTGGCAGTATTTGTTGCGATTCAGATCGGCAACGTCCGGATTTCCTTCGGATCACTGCCGGTGGTGGTGAGTGCATTGCTGTGTGGGCCAGTAGAAGCGATTCTGGTCGCGGGAATTGGAGAGTTTTTTAAGCAGCTGCTGACATATGGCGTTACTGCGACCACGGTTCTTTACCTGATTCCGCCGGCTCTGCGAGGTGCGGTAATTGGTGTGGTGGCGATTCGGATGTGGAAGAGTGGACACCGGCTGGAAGATCGGCGGGTACCCTATTATGCCACCTGCATCTGCGCAGCGCTGGTCACGACCGTGGGCAATACGTTGGTGAACTGGCTGGACAGTGTGCTCTATGGCTATTATAGCTTTGCTTATGTGTTTGGTGATTTCGTATATCGTGCAGGTGTAGGCGTGCTGAATGCCGCCGCAATGGCTACAATTGCCTTGCCCCTAGTGCTGATGCTGCGGCGGCAGAAGAGCCTGCTTTCCTGA
- a CDS encoding RnfABCDGE type electron transport complex subunit B, protein MDVMNIVYAILVLGVLGALFGLVLAVASKVFEVKKDPREEAILSHLAGANCGGCGYPGCAGCAAAILAGEAPVNACAPAGAENAAAIAEIMGQSAPTGERQVAFVRCNGGINAKKRYDYVGVKDCISATKVAGGPLECQFGCLGFGSCVNACQFGAMSIGPNGAAVVDPDKCTACMACIKACPRHLIDLAPASEKKVRVACANLDKGKAAMSVCSSSCIGCGLCEKECRKDAIHVVNGVAVVDYDKCIGCKMCTKVCPRDAILPIATAEEKEKYKAVKKAQAEKAAAAKAAASAE, encoded by the coding sequence ATGGATGTCATGAATATTGTATATGCGATTCTTGTGCTGGGTGTTCTGGGCGCGCTGTTCGGCCTGGTTCTGGCTGTCGCATCCAAGGTGTTTGAGGTGAAAAAAGACCCCCGGGAAGAGGCCATTCTCAGCCACCTGGCAGGCGCTAACTGCGGCGGCTGCGGCTACCCTGGCTGTGCCGGCTGCGCCGCCGCGATTCTGGCGGGCGAGGCTCCGGTGAACGCCTGCGCCCCCGCCGGCGCGGAGAACGCCGCTGCGATTGCAGAGATCATGGGACAGTCTGCTCCCACCGGGGAGCGCCAGGTGGCCTTTGTCCGTTGCAACGGCGGCATCAACGCCAAGAAGCGCTATGATTATGTGGGCGTGAAGGACTGCATCTCCGCCACCAAGGTGGCTGGCGGTCCTTTGGAATGCCAGTTCGGCTGCCTGGGCTTTGGCTCTTGCGTAAACGCCTGCCAGTTCGGTGCCATGTCCATCGGCCCGAATGGCGCCGCCGTAGTGGACCCAGACAAGTGCACCGCCTGTATGGCCTGCATCAAGGCCTGTCCCCGGCACCTGATTGATTTGGCGCCCGCCTCTGAGAAGAAGGTGCGGGTGGCCTGTGCCAATCTGGACAAGGGCAAGGCCGCCATGAGCGTGTGCTCCAGTTCCTGCATCGGCTGCGGCCTGTGCGAGAAGGAGTGCAGAAAGGACGCCATTCATGTGGTGAACGGCGTGGCGGTTGTGGACTACGATAAGTGCATCGGCTGCAAGATGTGCACCAAGGTCTGCCCGCGGGATGCGATCCTTCCCATCGCCACGGCGGAGGAGAAGGAGAAGTATAAGGCGGTCAAGAAGGCACAGGCTGAAAAAGCCGCTGCTGCGAAGGCTGCTGCTTCTGCCGAATAA
- the rsxA gene encoding electron transport complex subunit RsxA, producing MDQIYELLAITLGAILANNFIFSQFLGCCPFLGVSKKVDTAVGMGIAVTFVMGLASAVCYVVNALVLIPLDLEYMQTVAFILVIAALVQFIEMFLQKAMPSLYTALGIYLPLITTNCAVLGVVLLNVQNNYNFISSVVYGITGGLGFLLAIVLFASIRERLVFADYPKCWDGFPIALITAGLMALAFMGFSGLKVW from the coding sequence ATGGATCAGATCTACGAACTCCTGGCGATTACGCTGGGCGCCATCCTGGCGAATAACTTTATCTTCTCCCAGTTCCTGGGCTGCTGTCCGTTCCTGGGCGTGTCCAAGAAGGTGGACACCGCCGTGGGCATGGGCATCGCCGTGACGTTCGTCATGGGCCTTGCCTCCGCGGTGTGCTATGTAGTCAACGCGCTGGTGCTGATTCCGTTGGACCTGGAGTACATGCAGACGGTGGCCTTCATCCTGGTCATCGCCGCCCTGGTGCAGTTCATTGAGATGTTCCTGCAGAAGGCGATGCCCTCCCTGTACACGGCGCTGGGCATCTACCTGCCCCTCATCACCACCAACTGCGCGGTGCTGGGCGTGGTGCTGCTGAACGTGCAGAACAACTATAACTTCATCTCCTCCGTGGTGTACGGCATCACCGGCGGCCTGGGTTTCCTGCTGGCCATCGTGCTGTTTGCCAGCATCCGGGAGCGCCTGGTGTTTGCCGACTACCCCAAGTGCTGGGACGGTTTCCCCATCGCTCTGATCACCGCCGGTCTCATGGCCCTGGCATTCATGGGCTTCTCCGGCCTGAAAGTCTGGTAA
- the rsxE gene encoding electron transport complex subunit RsxE: MNLKKQFMEGLITQNPVLVQVLGMCSTMAITTSFFNGLGMGVAVTVILTLSNVIISAIRKIVPDKIRIAMFIVVIAGFVTCVDLLIQAFVPALAESLGVFIPLIVVNCIILGRAESFSYKNGIAASFFDGIFQGIGYTVVLMVMCIIREFLGTGTFGGGLLNGGAGIRILPEQFPIGVLTLPVGGFLVLAALIAAMQWALSRPKKNKEESK, encoded by the coding sequence ATGAATCTGAAAAAACAATTTATGGAGGGCCTGATTACGCAAAACCCTGTGTTGGTGCAGGTGCTTGGTATGTGCTCTACCATGGCCATCACTACATCGTTTTTTAACGGTCTGGGCATGGGTGTGGCAGTGACTGTCATTCTGACGCTCTCCAACGTGATTATTTCCGCAATTCGCAAAATTGTGCCGGATAAGATCCGTATCGCCATGTTTATTGTGGTGATTGCGGGCTTTGTGACCTGTGTAGATCTGCTGATCCAAGCATTTGTGCCCGCTCTGGCGGAGTCTCTGGGTGTGTTCATCCCCTTGATCGTGGTGAACTGCATCATCCTGGGCCGTGCCGAGTCCTTCTCCTATAAGAACGGCATTGCCGCGTCCTTCTTTGACGGCATCTTCCAGGGCATTGGCTATACAGTGGTGCTGATGGTGATGTGCATCATCCGGGAGTTCCTGGGCACCGGCACCTTTGGCGGCGGCCTTCTCAACGGCGGCGCCGGTATCCGGATTCTGCCCGAGCAGTTCCCCATTGGCGTGCTGACGCTGCCGGTGGGTGGCTTCCTGGTGCTGGCGGCCCTGATTGCTGCGATGCAGTGGGCGCTGTCCCGGCCCAAGAAGAATAAGGAGGAGAGCAAATAA
- a CDS encoding FMN-binding protein, with protein MSSEVKKERVQMDPKYIITLTVTLLITCVVVAGLLGGVNAITEEKIAAINWENTVAAMKAVVADPEGTEFSDALELTGDMTAAAEGAGATLDSVYEVLVGGENAGYAIKVVASGSQGSIEMMVGVDGEGAVTGVSIVSHSETSGIGTKVMGNEATASGVGVLDQFQGKSAADGTLAVGSNVDAITGATVSTRGVTTGVNAALAVAGAMG; from the coding sequence ATGAGCAGTGAAGTGAAAAAGGAACGGGTCCAGATGGACCCCAAGTACATCATCACCCTGACGGTGACGCTGCTGATCACCTGTGTGGTAGTCGCGGGACTGCTGGGCGGCGTCAACGCCATCACCGAGGAGAAAATTGCCGCCATCAACTGGGAAAATACGGTTGCGGCTATGAAGGCTGTGGTGGCTGACCCCGAGGGTACTGAGTTTTCGGATGCTCTGGAGCTCACTGGTGATATGACCGCCGCCGCAGAGGGCGCTGGCGCCACGCTGGACTCTGTCTATGAGGTCCTGGTGGGCGGCGAGAATGCGGGCTATGCCATTAAGGTGGTGGCGTCCGGATCTCAGGGCAGCATTGAGATGATGGTCGGCGTGGACGGCGAGGGCGCCGTTACCGGCGTGTCCATCGTTTCTCACTCCGAGACCTCCGGCATCGGCACAAAAGTCATGGGCAACGAGGCTACGGCTTCCGGCGTGGGCGTCCTGGATCAGTTCCAGGGTAAGAGCGCTGCCGACGGCACCTTGGCGGTGGGCAGCAATGTGGACGCCATCACCGGCGCTACGGTCTCCACCAGAGGCGTCACCACCGGCGTCAACGCGGCGCTGGCTGTGGCCGGTGCCATGGGCTGA